Genomic segment of Umezawaea sp. Da 62-37:
CAGACCACCACCGGTTGCTGGCCGAGCGCCTCGCCGGGTGGCAGGAGAAGTACCCGGACGTGCACGTGGAACGCGTGGTCGCCGAAGGCCACGTGGCCAAGCGCCTCGCCGACTACTCCGACACCGCCCGCCTGCTCGTGGTCGGCCCCCGCGGTCGCGGAGGCTTCGCCGGGCTGCTGCTCGGATCGACCAGCCACGCGTTGCTGCACCACGCCCCGTGCCCGGTGCTGGTGGCGCGAACCACCACCCCGACCGAGTAGGCGAGAAGCCGTGTGGGAGCCCGAGGCGTCCTCGGTGATGCCGGCCGGACGAGACCTAATCGAGGGCATACGTGCGCGATGACGAGAAACTACGCGACAACATCCGCCGGGAGGTCCTCCGCCAAACACTGTCGGTCGACCCGGACACGATCGGTGTCCCGGTCGACGGTGGAGCGGTGGTGCCCTGGAGCGGCGCGGTCGAACTCGCCCTCCGCCTGCCCCACGCGCTGCCGGGCATCGTGGACGCTCACAACGAGCTCACCTACCGTATCGACGACGTGGCGGTGAATTGATGGCCACCAGGCCGGAAGCACTCGGCAGACCGGACGTCCGCACGGTCGTGCTCAAGGACCACGACGGCTACCCGGTGGTCGAGATCCCCCTCATCGCCTGTGTCCTGGCGGCCGCCGTCGCTCCCGTGCCCACCGCGATCGGAGCTCTCGCGGCGCTCGCCAACGACTGGTCCATCGGCGTCGAGCACGAACACCCCACCTGAAGGCGAGCACAGGGCCCGAAGTCCCGCACGAGACGGCCGGTTGGACTCTCGCCGCGTCACGGCGTTTCGGCGACCGTGGGACTCGAACAGTCGATGAGGAGAAGAAATGCACCACGCTGGACAGACCGTCATCGAAAACCTGCGGGTCTCCCGCACGGCGAAGGTTCCCGCAGAGGCGAGTGACTACGCACAGCAGAAGATCGGCCCGC
This window contains:
- a CDS encoding DUF4342 domain-containing protein; the protein is MATRPEALGRPDVRTVVLKDHDGYPVVEIPLIACVLAAAVAPVPTAIGALAALANDWSIGVEHEHPT